Proteins from a genomic interval of Rhodococcoides fascians A25f:
- a CDS encoding Gp37-like protein, producing MAVDTVGGQVGGVGVADAIDFDLEFQKIADRLAADERNRLKPPLVRLWDGDWNLRGICAQENSASFQLVNNETGIGTIELPEGYYLSDWLVDVESRGTTNVFITVDKDGMRWAGMMEEFELLHDDIGKSVVKVTFKHDYQHLKHILFWSLPWLPAEVQPGSWIGFGTAKQVCKTALLANIMRLESSAFMLPDNPLDASQWFNFNQSTWSMTVKPTQPGEVDNSLIAILVSRFKTGHEACRRIVDDSQLTWVCRRYLEGDPPPWPGANLRHGCLVWDLVDKSGFNTGTAFRGDIFGGLIHEIMTIGSDGITENVETIDDPNVPGELFQPGWRGTVPQLPGCVFYESEQTGTFRTSFKHKPATVVQTVAGGHSAPYVNETIKAFIVMAGNLTASIPGIPPMGEVADAFLSPIYTDAFFAFGAHKSPQRAQRLSTKGFHYFEDMAQGADRAYTLKYLIAQRAAMYESRESTRATLTVTDGNPWRVGEKGFGDFSIGDRVGFTIRGPKSLYGKIFVEQVSELTLAWDRGTTPTWQIKIGSREPEDPILRAFQDLQDFFGMIQALGVV from the coding sequence GTGGCTGTCGACACAGTCGGCGGTCAGGTCGGTGGCGTCGGTGTAGCCGACGCCATCGATTTCGACCTCGAGTTCCAGAAGATCGCCGACCGCCTCGCCGCGGACGAACGGAACCGGCTCAAGCCACCGCTCGTGCGCCTGTGGGACGGCGACTGGAACCTCCGCGGTATCTGTGCGCAGGAGAATTCGGCGTCGTTCCAGCTCGTCAACAACGAGACCGGCATCGGCACGATCGAGCTGCCCGAGGGCTACTACCTGTCGGACTGGCTCGTCGACGTCGAATCCCGAGGCACGACGAACGTGTTCATCACCGTCGACAAGGACGGGATGCGTTGGGCCGGAATGATGGAGGAGTTCGAGCTCCTCCACGACGACATCGGCAAGTCCGTCGTGAAGGTCACGTTCAAGCACGATTACCAGCACTTAAAGCACATTCTGTTCTGGAGCCTGCCTTGGCTCCCGGCGGAGGTCCAGCCCGGTTCGTGGATCGGGTTCGGCACCGCGAAACAGGTATGCAAGACAGCGCTTCTCGCGAACATCATGCGTCTCGAGTCGTCGGCGTTCATGCTGCCCGACAACCCGCTCGACGCATCGCAGTGGTTCAACTTCAACCAGTCCACCTGGTCGATGACCGTCAAGCCGACGCAACCCGGCGAGGTGGACAACTCGCTGATCGCGATCCTCGTCTCCCGATTCAAGACCGGGCACGAGGCGTGCCGGCGAATCGTCGACGACTCGCAGCTCACGTGGGTATGCCGGCGGTACCTCGAGGGCGATCCTCCGCCGTGGCCCGGTGCGAACCTCCGCCACGGCTGCCTGGTGTGGGATCTCGTCGACAAGTCCGGGTTCAACACTGGGACCGCTTTCCGCGGCGACATCTTCGGCGGCCTGATCCACGAGATCATGACCATCGGATCGGATGGCATCACCGAGAACGTCGAGACCATCGACGACCCGAACGTCCCCGGAGAACTGTTCCAGCCAGGATGGCGGGGCACAGTCCCACAGCTCCCGGGGTGCGTGTTCTACGAGTCGGAGCAGACCGGCACGTTCCGAACGTCGTTCAAGCACAAGCCCGCAACGGTCGTGCAGACGGTCGCAGGAGGGCACTCAGCACCGTACGTGAACGAGACCATCAAAGCGTTCATAGTCATGGCGGGAAACCTGACCGCCTCGATCCCAGGCATCCCGCCGATGGGCGAAGTAGCGGACGCATTCCTGTCCCCGATCTACACTGATGCGTTTTTCGCGTTCGGGGCCCACAAGAGTCCTCAACGCGCACAACGTCTTTCGACCAAAGGGTTCCACTACTTCGAGGACATGGCGCAAGGTGCCGACCGCGCCTACACCCTCAAGTACCTCATCGCGCAGCGCGCCGCGATGTACGAATCCCGCGAATCAACCAGGGCAACGCTCACCGTCACAGACGGAAACCCCTGGCGCGTCGGCGAAAAGGGATTCGGCGACTTCTCGATCGGCGACCGCGTCGGGTTCACCATCCGGGGCCCGAAATCGCTGTACGGAAAGATTTTCGTCGAGCAGGTTTCCGAGCTCACCCTCGCATGGGACCGCGGCACCACCCCGACGTGGCAGATCAAGATCGGCTCTCGCGAACCCGAGGATCCGATCCTCCGCGCATTCCAGGACCTGCAAGATTTCTTCGGAATGATCCAGGCCCTCGGCGTCGTCTAG